The following proteins are encoded in a genomic region of Reichenbachiella sp.:
- the murA gene encoding UDP-N-acetylglucosamine 1-carboxyvinyltransferase: MASFRVVGGHALNGEIIPQGAKNESLQILSAVLLTKEVVTIHKIPNIRDVNKLIELLQEMGVKVKKLGEESYSFQADDVDIHFLETEEYRKMASSLRGSIMILGPMLARFKKGKIPQPGGDKIGRRRLDTHFDGFQKLGAKFKYEKKTSYYNIDASHLEGTYMLLDEASVTGTANIVMAASLAKGKTTIYNAACEPYLQQLCKMINRMGGKITGVGSNLLTIEGVEELGGTEHTMLPDMIEIGSFIGLAAMTQSDLTIKNAGIEHLGIIPDIFKRLGIKMDFKGDDIHIPAQEHYEIETFIDGSIMTIADAIWPGFTPDLLSIALVTATQAKGTVLIHQKMFESRLFFVDKLIDMGAQIILCDPHRATVIGLNKSQPLRGIQMTSPDIRAGVSLLIAAMSAEGESVIHNVEQIDRGYQNIDQRLNAIGAMIERV, encoded by the coding sequence ATGGCTTCATTCCGGGTCGTTGGAGGTCATGCTCTAAATGGCGAAATAATCCCTCAGGGCGCCAAAAACGAATCGCTTCAAATTTTATCCGCTGTACTTCTTACTAAAGAAGTAGTCACTATTCATAAAATCCCGAACATCAGGGATGTCAATAAGCTGATAGAACTGCTCCAGGAGATGGGAGTAAAAGTGAAAAAATTAGGAGAAGAATCTTATTCTTTTCAAGCCGATGATGTAGATATCCATTTCCTGGAAACAGAAGAGTATCGTAAGATGGCTAGCTCGCTGCGAGGATCAATCATGATTCTTGGCCCTATGCTGGCTCGATTCAAAAAAGGAAAAATACCTCAGCCGGGAGGAGATAAAATTGGTAGAAGAAGGCTGGACACTCACTTTGATGGGTTCCAGAAACTTGGAGCAAAATTCAAATACGAAAAGAAAACGAGCTACTATAATATAGATGCCTCTCACCTGGAAGGTACTTACATGTTGCTAGATGAAGCATCTGTAACTGGTACGGCAAACATTGTTATGGCTGCCTCTTTAGCCAAGGGCAAAACTACCATCTACAATGCGGCTTGTGAACCTTACCTGCAGCAACTTTGTAAAATGATCAACCGCATGGGCGGGAAAATCACGGGAGTTGGCTCCAATCTTTTGACCATTGAAGGAGTTGAAGAACTTGGAGGCACCGAGCATACCATGCTTCCAGATATGATTGAGATTGGAAGTTTTATTGGCTTAGCGGCCATGACACAGTCTGATCTTACCATAAAAAATGCTGGTATTGAGCATCTGGGAATTATCCCTGATATTTTCAAAAGGTTGGGTATCAAAATGGATTTCAAAGGTGACGACATTCATATCCCAGCGCAGGAACACTATGAAATTGAGACATTCATAGATGGCTCCATCATGACCATAGCCGACGCTATTTGGCCAGGCTTTACTCCGGATTTGTTGAGTATTGCGTTGGTGACAGCGACTCAAGCGAAAGGAACTGTTTTAATTCATCAAAAAATGTTTGAAAGCAGATTGTTCTTTGTTGATAAGTTGATCGACATGGGAGCACAAATCATTCTTTGTGATCCACATAGAGCAACCGTCATAGGACTAAACAAATCACAACCATTACGTGGAATTCAGATGACTTCTCCCGATATTAGAGCTGGTGTTTCCCTGCTTATTGCTGCGATGTCAGCCGAAGGCGAAAGTGTGATCCACAATGTGGAGCAAATTGACAGGGGATATCAAAATATTGATCAGCGCCTAAATGCTATTGGAGCTATGATAGAAAGGGTTTAA
- a CDS encoding ATP-binding protein, producing MFAVFLSKAFGLTNPKTYIFSILLFFGTSISSFGATDSLFQKARKLEGQVFVNFVIDNYYEIYSLNFDSAILMTEEAKLLAEANGWTKEAAYASLYHGVATYLRGDYKKSLPNYLNALRLFDSLENHRGIAKTNIELAGFYHKNKQFEKALETAEQAKEAAILSGDTATLGTYYGFKMNFLMRQNKYDEAYPFMLKALAIRRTMNDSIGLGYAYLDLSEYELRKGNLNGSLAYIDTSTYIRKKIGDDQGVAVNQVVIGEAYFGVGQFNKAIPYFKKSIELASPIGYTDLIRFGYDMLQKSYVELGDFEKAYKHLQQAQVFNDSIFNVEKSKALLSLQTQYETEKKEKEIELLSIENELKAADLENANNRFYASLGGLILLGFITYLGFNRYKQKQRALLAEEKALNQKLGFKSLIEGEEKERKRIAQELHDGLGQLLSTARLNVSAMEDKVEKLVTKQWENSIKLIDEAVTEVRHISHNMMPNALISIGFEAAIKEQVHIINDAQKVKVHVELPSEKINLPESESIALYRVIQEVLNNAIKYAEAQNIWLTITNNEMLNIIIKDDGKGFDTKLISKSNGIGWQNIYSRVEILNGMVQINSTPGQGSEVSLKLAV from the coding sequence ATGTTCGCAGTATTCTTATCCAAAGCCTTTGGACTTACCAATCCAAAGACCTACATCTTTAGTATACTTTTATTTTTCGGCACATCTATATCCAGTTTCGGAGCAACAGATTCTTTGTTTCAGAAAGCACGCAAATTGGAAGGCCAGGTCTTTGTGAATTTTGTCATAGATAATTATTACGAAATTTATAGCCTAAACTTTGACAGTGCCATCCTAATGACCGAAGAAGCCAAGTTGCTCGCCGAAGCCAATGGCTGGACAAAAGAAGCAGCCTATGCCAGTCTATATCATGGAGTAGCCACCTACTTGAGAGGCGACTATAAAAAATCTTTACCTAATTATCTAAATGCTTTACGCCTGTTCGATTCGCTAGAAAACCATAGAGGCATAGCAAAAACCAACATAGAACTAGCTGGATTCTATCATAAAAACAAACAATTCGAAAAGGCTTTAGAAACTGCCGAACAAGCTAAAGAAGCGGCCATTCTATCAGGCGACACTGCTACTTTAGGAACTTATTACGGTTTTAAAATGAATTTTCTAATGCGCCAAAACAAATATGATGAGGCGTATCCTTTTATGCTGAAGGCACTTGCTATACGACGTACAATGAACGACAGTATTGGATTAGGCTATGCATACTTGGATCTTTCTGAATATGAACTACGAAAAGGTAATCTAAATGGGTCATTGGCCTACATCGACACCTCTACCTATATTCGGAAAAAAATTGGTGATGATCAAGGTGTTGCTGTCAATCAGGTAGTAATTGGAGAAGCTTATTTTGGAGTAGGACAATTCAACAAGGCCATACCATATTTTAAAAAATCAATTGAACTAGCCTCCCCAATTGGCTACACAGATTTAATTCGATTTGGCTATGATATGCTGCAAAAGTCCTACGTAGAACTAGGTGACTTTGAAAAGGCATATAAGCACCTTCAACAAGCTCAGGTTTTTAATGACAGTATTTTCAATGTAGAAAAAAGCAAAGCCCTTCTTAGTCTTCAAACTCAATACGAAACAGAAAAGAAAGAAAAAGAAATAGAACTACTTTCCATCGAAAATGAACTCAAGGCAGCTGACCTGGAGAATGCGAACAATAGGTTTTACGCCTCTTTGGGAGGACTTATTCTCCTGGGCTTCATTACGTACTTAGGATTCAATAGATATAAACAAAAACAGCGAGCCCTATTGGCTGAAGAAAAGGCGCTCAATCAAAAACTGGGATTCAAGTCTCTCATAGAAGGTGAAGAAAAGGAACGAAAACGAATAGCTCAGGAATTACACGACGGTCTTGGTCAGTTACTATCTACCGCCCGACTGAATGTATCCGCTATGGAAGACAAAGTAGAAAAGCTCGTGACCAAACAATGGGAAAACTCTATCAAATTGATTGATGAGGCTGTAACTGAAGTCAGACACATTTCTCACAACATGATGCCCAATGCGCTTATCTCTATAGGTTTCGAAGCAGCCATCAAAGAACAAGTACACATTATCAATGATGCCCAAAAAGTAAAAGTACACGTAGAACTTCCTTCCGAAAAAATCAATTTGCCGGAAAGTGAATCCATCGCCCTGTATCGTGTCATTCAAGAAGTCCTCAACAACGCCATCAAATACGCCGAAGCTCAAAACATTTGGTTGACGATAACTAATAATGAAATGCTCAACATTATTATCAAGGATGATGGCAAAGGTTTTGACACTAAACTAATCTCCAAATCGAACGGGATCGGATGGCAAAACATATACTCTCGTGTTGAAATTTTGAACGGTATGGTGCAAATTAATTCTACACCAGGACAAGGATCAGAAGTCTCTTTAAAACTAGCAGTCTGA
- a CDS encoding SdiA-regulated domain-containing protein has translation MRILTFSLVLLLSCHWINTPKVKNGHPKLELLSVHQLEKNDTLNFDFSGITQVGNSIYAVADKPWNTYLYSIMFTENSWSVDSARKILSSERLDLEAIDHCDGNFYLANEFTGSINLLQSKSDNLVQLSINFEDYQLKPETWKNAGWEGLAVDCENQVMYLVKERQPRNIISVDMKNRQILEQFDIPQHDSNDFSDVKFQNGFLYLLERNGNFVTKVDIEQKKVLQKYHYKHIASHPDGKLYAREKYGMAEALLLLEDEIWIGLDNNGHEVSDHAIKTYQMKGNSPVILKFKRPKDF, from the coding sequence ATGAGAATATTAACCTTCAGCCTGGTATTACTACTAAGCTGCCATTGGATTAACACACCAAAGGTAAAAAACGGGCACCCTAAACTCGAACTGCTTTCAGTTCATCAACTGGAAAAAAATGACACACTAAATTTTGATTTTAGTGGCATTACCCAAGTAGGCAATTCCATTTACGCAGTAGCCGACAAACCATGGAATACTTACCTCTATTCTATCATGTTTACTGAGAACAGCTGGTCTGTAGATAGCGCAAGAAAAATACTCAGTTCCGAGCGTTTAGACCTTGAAGCCATAGATCATTGTGATGGCAATTTTTATTTAGCCAACGAGTTTACGGGTTCCATCAATCTTCTACAGTCAAAAAGCGATAACTTAGTTCAGTTATCCATCAATTTTGAAGATTACCAGTTGAAACCAGAGACTTGGAAAAATGCTGGGTGGGAAGGACTAGCTGTTGACTGCGAAAATCAGGTCATGTATCTGGTCAAAGAGCGACAGCCGAGAAATATCATCAGTGTTGATATGAAAAACAGGCAGATTCTGGAACAGTTTGATATTCCCCAGCATGATAGCAATGACTTTTCAGATGTGAAATTCCAAAATGGATTTTTGTATCTGCTTGAACGAAATGGAAACTTCGTAACCAAAGTGGACATCGAGCAAAAAAAAGTACTCCAAAAATATCACTATAAACACATTGCCAGTCACCCTGATGGAAAACTCTATGCTCGCGAAAAATATGGCATGGCAGAAGCTCTATTGCTTTTGGAAGATGAGATATGGATAGGTTTGGATAACAATGGTCATGAAGTAAGCGATCATGCAATAAAAACCTATCAGATGAAAGGCAATTCTCCAGTAATTTTAAAATTTAAAAGACCCAAAGATTTTTAG
- a CDS encoding glycosyltransferase family 2 protein has protein sequence MNKVSVIIPTHNRSTQLIAAVESVLKQGVDGLEIIVIDDHSGEKHYASIEQLAQANDQITVIQNDQNLGVSASRNKGLDMATGEFVLFLDDDDVLLPDMLSRSLETIQEGNMDLVSSRSKVEGSGIARDKLERYNRQQAEKLNVYAMNSHPSEHIFLYAPQIHTFLVRRSTIGGTRFSTDLNYGEDIMFWLALVDKNICCEKLDFAGSSYKIQEDGLSQMADYHSKMLFYKFLLAKTKGNKIIRNLCFLKMAYVSLSEMKLNFFIWIFKAMANPLLFFRHVRVYL, from the coding sequence ATGAACAAAGTATCTGTCATCATCCCTACTCATAATCGATCGACCCAGCTAATCGCAGCGGTTGAGTCGGTGTTAAAACAGGGGGTAGATGGATTAGAAATTATCGTTATCGATGATCATTCAGGCGAGAAGCATTATGCAAGTATTGAGCAATTGGCTCAAGCAAATGATCAAATAACTGTTATCCAAAATGATCAAAACCTTGGTGTTTCGGCTTCGAGGAACAAAGGGCTGGATATGGCCACTGGTGAGTTTGTTTTATTCCTTGATGATGACGATGTTTTATTGCCTGACATGTTAAGTCGATCACTGGAGACCATTCAAGAAGGTAATATGGATTTGGTTTCTTCTAGATCCAAAGTGGAAGGTAGTGGTATCGCTCGAGACAAGCTGGAAAGATACAATCGACAACAAGCAGAAAAACTAAATGTCTATGCTATGAATAGCCATCCTTCTGAGCATATTTTCTTGTATGCCCCTCAGATTCATACTTTTTTGGTCAGGCGATCGACTATAGGAGGGACTCGATTCTCAACAGATTTGAACTATGGGGAGGATATTATGTTTTGGTTAGCCCTTGTTGACAAGAATATTTGCTGTGAGAAATTAGATTTTGCAGGAAGTAGTTATAAAATCCAGGAAGATGGCCTTTCTCAGATGGCTGATTATCACTCCAAAATGCTTTTTTATAAATTTCTACTGGCCAAAACGAAGGGTAATAAAATAATAAGGAATCTGTGTTTTCTTAAAATGGCCTATGTAAGTCTATCCGAAATGAAGTTGAACTTTTTTATATGGATATTCAAGGCCATGGCAAACCCTCTATTGTTTTTTAGACATGTTAGAGTTTACCTCTAA
- a CDS encoding SAM-dependent methyltransferase, with protein sequence MNSIQEFIEKVSEAISLDQFSKLTLSKPRYKSNGLQNIFIRIIDLKGNKKLSFNYRHLTKDLTKNFELEEGLAELDSQLTEKFKHVTLLTSQATWQMMINKKGNVTIIESQATGSTKPSTHNKEKEKRAPLDAPYLYELGITNSKGELIPKMADKYRQINKYLEIMDHQMEAHVKKKVLKLVDMGSGKGYLTFALYDFIQNGKGLDVTITGIELRQELVDFCNEKANKCGFEKLHFINQRIEEFQEDDIDILIALHACDTATDDALAKAIVAKSDLIVCAPCCHKQVRQQVKGKSQKSPLLKYGIFQERHFEMVTDTIRALILEQHGYQSKVFEFVSNEHTRKNIMLIGSKSNQTNPNEASQKIAALKKEYHIDFQYLEQLI encoded by the coding sequence ATGAATAGCATCCAGGAGTTTATAGAAAAGGTTAGTGAAGCCATTAGTTTAGATCAGTTTAGTAAACTTACGCTAAGTAAACCAAGATATAAGTCCAATGGACTGCAAAACATATTCATTCGAATAATTGACCTGAAAGGGAATAAAAAGCTCTCCTTTAACTACCGCCATCTCACAAAAGACCTTACCAAAAATTTTGAACTGGAGGAAGGACTTGCTGAACTTGACTCTCAATTGACAGAAAAATTCAAACACGTCACGCTGCTTACCTCGCAAGCTACCTGGCAAATGATGATCAATAAGAAGGGCAACGTAACAATCATTGAATCCCAAGCTACAGGTTCCACAAAGCCAAGTACACATAACAAAGAAAAGGAGAAACGAGCACCATTAGACGCTCCATATCTCTACGAACTGGGCATTACAAATTCCAAAGGAGAACTCATTCCAAAAATGGCCGACAAATACCGCCAGATTAATAAGTATTTGGAAATCATGGATCATCAAATGGAGGCTCATGTCAAAAAAAAGGTTCTAAAACTAGTAGACATGGGATCAGGCAAGGGCTACCTCACTTTTGCATTGTATGATTTTATTCAGAATGGGAAAGGATTGGACGTCACTATCACAGGTATTGAGCTCCGACAAGAGCTAGTCGATTTCTGTAATGAAAAAGCAAATAAATGCGGCTTCGAAAAACTTCATTTCATCAATCAACGAATTGAAGAATTTCAGGAAGACGACATTGACATCCTAATCGCGCTGCATGCTTGTGATACAGCGACAGATGATGCCTTAGCAAAAGCCATTGTAGCCAAATCAGACCTTATTGTATGCGCTCCCTGCTGTCATAAGCAGGTACGTCAACAAGTAAAGGGCAAGTCACAAAAAAGTCCATTGTTGAAATACGGTATCTTTCAGGAGCGACATTTTGAGATGGTCACAGATACTATTAGAGCACTGATTCTTGAGCAACATGGTTACCAATCCAAAGTTTTTGAATTTGTGTCCAATGAACATACTAGAAAAAATATCATGCTCATAGGTTCAAAATCAAACCAAACTAACCCTAATGAAGCTTCACAAAAGATAGCAGCACTAAAAAAAGAATACCACATCGACTTTCAATACTTAGAGCAATTGATTTAA
- a CDS encoding Crp/Fnr family transcriptional regulator, protein MDAKSHLKQKVNQFSVLSEEEWLDFSSRWKSLTIKKGDFIIQAGQTEKYFYFVHTGVLRAFMINNGIDVSVGFTYDGDFSGAYDSFLEQRPADWSMQATTDAELLRIGYSDLMNMFDLYKSVERWGRIFNAQMLIGIGRRQVEVRSFSAEQRFDRLFEQSPHIFQLVSQKHLASYVGMTPETFSRMRKQKLDKKD, encoded by the coding sequence ATGGATGCGAAGTCACATTTAAAACAAAAGGTCAATCAATTCTCTGTTCTTTCTGAAGAGGAGTGGCTTGATTTTTCATCAAGATGGAAGTCACTGACCATAAAAAAGGGAGACTTTATTATTCAGGCCGGTCAAACAGAAAAGTATTTCTACTTTGTTCATACCGGTGTGCTCAGGGCGTTTATGATTAATAATGGCATAGATGTGAGCGTAGGCTTCACCTATGATGGTGATTTTTCTGGTGCCTATGATTCCTTTCTTGAACAGCGTCCAGCGGACTGGAGTATGCAAGCTACGACAGATGCAGAGTTGCTAAGAATTGGCTATTCAGATCTGATGAATATGTTTGATTTGTATAAATCTGTAGAGCGATGGGGGAGAATTTTTAATGCTCAAATGCTTATAGGCATTGGCAGAAGGCAGGTAGAAGTAAGAAGTTTCTCAGCAGAGCAGCGTTTTGACCGTTTGTTCGAACAGAGCCCTCATATATTTCAATTAGTTTCTCAAAAGCATCTAGCTTCTTATGTGGGTATGACTCCGGAGACGTTTAGTCGAATGAGAAAGCAAAAATTGGATAAAAAGGATTGA
- a CDS encoding response regulator transcription factor, with amino-acid sequence MKLSEREQEILALIVKELSSQEIATKLKISVRTVDTHRKHIGKKLQTTSLIGLTKYAIQEGMIEGFRYSGKK; translated from the coding sequence ATGAAATTATCTGAACGAGAACAAGAAATTCTAGCGCTGATTGTCAAGGAACTATCATCACAAGAAATAGCTACAAAACTGAAAATAAGTGTGAGAACAGTAGACACTCATAGAAAACACATTGGCAAAAAACTTCAAACCACGTCTTTGATCGGGCTAACAAAATATGCCATTCAAGAGGGAATGATTGAAGGTTTCCGGTATTCAGGTAAAAAATGA
- a CDS encoding response regulator transcription factor yields MEKENYDILIVDDHQMFIDGIESLLIGQDKFRIKHHANDGQTALDLLEEHQVDILISDLSMPGMSGAELVKIVKEKYHDIKVLVLSMHNNRETVGEILMSEAEGYILKNTGKKELLNALDRITEGSTFYSKAVMSLMLEKIQKQKQITQETQCLTERELEILQLIVQEFSSEEIADHLFISKRTVDTHRKHILKKTESKTIVGLIKFAFRNELVSPT; encoded by the coding sequence ATGGAAAAAGAGAACTACGATATATTGATTGTGGATGATCATCAGATGTTCATCGATGGTATCGAATCATTACTTATCGGCCAGGATAAATTCCGAATAAAACACCATGCCAATGACGGCCAAACAGCATTGGATTTGCTAGAAGAGCATCAGGTCGACATCTTAATTTCGGATTTGAGTATGCCGGGCATGTCTGGCGCCGAACTGGTTAAAATAGTAAAGGAAAAATATCATGACATTAAGGTGCTGGTTCTCTCTATGCATAACAATCGAGAAACTGTAGGGGAAATTTTGATGTCCGAAGCCGAAGGATATATATTAAAAAATACAGGTAAAAAAGAGCTACTCAATGCACTAGACCGCATCACTGAAGGCAGCACGTTTTATAGCAAAGCGGTGATGTCTTTGATGCTCGAAAAAATTCAAAAACAAAAGCAAATAACACAAGAAACTCAATGTCTTACAGAACGAGAGCTAGAAATCTTGCAACTAATCGTTCAAGAATTTTCTAGCGAAGAAATCGCTGATCATTTGTTCATTAGTAAGCGTACCGTCGACACTCACCGCAAACACATTCTTAAGAAAACCGAGTCAAAGACTATTGTGGGGCTGATCAAATTCGCCTTTAGGAATGAGCTTGTTTCTCCTACCTAA
- a CDS encoding DinB family protein — protein sequence MNKLELINSLIADTQAVKNEAIRFSSLSKAELLSKPSPEKWCVLECIEHLNIADAHYIAQFDKKLINAPHSGHNDFKPGWMGNYFVKMIKPKEDGTIPSPMKTLRKFIPEINVQHDTLSKFIEDQDYLIDTLEKSKSLDLNKIKITSAIGSIVTFKLGDAFRFLIGHNQRHIIQAQQVLQQMEMVS from the coding sequence ATGAACAAATTGGAACTAATCAACTCACTCATTGCCGATACCCAAGCGGTAAAAAATGAAGCCATTCGATTTTCATCATTAAGTAAAGCGGAATTACTGTCCAAACCTAGTCCTGAAAAGTGGTGTGTCTTGGAATGTATCGAACATTTGAATATTGCTGACGCCCATTACATTGCTCAGTTTGATAAAAAATTGATTAACGCTCCGCATTCCGGGCACAATGATTTTAAGCCTGGGTGGATGGGAAACTATTTTGTGAAGATGATCAAGCCTAAGGAGGATGGAACGATCCCTTCGCCAATGAAAACGTTGAGGAAGTTTATTCCCGAAATTAATGTACAGCACGATACGCTTTCAAAATTCATTGAAGATCAGGATTATCTTATTGATACACTTGAGAAGAGCAAATCGCTCGATCTGAACAAAATCAAGATAACATCAGCGATAGGATCAATTGTGACTTTTAAACTGGGTGACGCTTTCCGATTTCTAATCGGTCACAATCAGCGACATATCATTCAAGCACAGCAGGTACTACAGCAAATGGAAATGGTCTCTTAG